A window of the Sabethes cyaneus chromosome 1, idSabCyanKW18_F2, whole genome shotgun sequence genome harbors these coding sequences:
- the LOC128746277 gene encoding zinc finger protein 771-like, with protein MRSRSKGLCEETIPSPAAGRTKRPYRRKSLQCRLCLRFLSKEELAEVFSGNDTSIQEAIRAAVSIEITKQDRTVRICQSCLNLVHTVNDFRIVCERTQQLFSQDQQSLSAGEFWTDPTDQEVFVKCFTLVQQCKDSIEKLYLKQYVSCGSFPNNLPSQTSDLPTEHKEDSEDENELADLRVKNEEEEVKADVTAGVDSEDSQCTLKSEQESKSVQDSNDDDSMDGDLTKPEQELDSSHAISENENQIADEESCEDQDPDFESKPQRTKRAPDEPRRRRGRPALPEELLKRRRRKPGEPKKKPGPKNRIKLPAQSVCEICGKLVNRENQERHRNDHLGHRPYPCTIEGCTHAFSSKAGLHGHLARHADRDNVYDCDICGAKIKTKSSLHRHRKMHTMEKPHACDICGKRFWRKSYLNHHSTVHTGIAKFPCEYCGFVFKNKYWRSFHIKQKHVAKGEEPKFEVQEALQENGEIPEEVTEISIEYM; from the exons ATGAGAAGCCGTTCAAAAGGTCTGTGTGAAGAAACCATCCCGTCACCAGCTGCGGGCCGCACTAAGCGCCCGTATCGTCGGAAGTCACTTCAGTGTCGGCTTTGTTTACGATTTTTATCGAAGGAAGAATTAGCGGAAGTATTCTCCGGTAACGATACCAGCATTCAAGAGGCCATCCGGGCTGCAGTTTCAATCGAG ATAACAAAGCAGGACCGTACCGTTCGGATTTGCCAATCCTGTCTGAACCTAGTGCACACGGTAAATGATTTTCGAATCGTTTGTGAGAGAACTCAGCAGCTGTTCTCGCAGGACCAACAGTCTCTATCGGCTGGAGAATTTTGGACCGATCCAACGGATCAAGAAGTATTCGTTAAATGTTTTACGTTAGTGCAACAATGTAAGGATAGTATAGAAAAGCTTTATTTGAAGCAGTATGTCAGTTGCGGGAGTTTTCCCAATAATTTACCCAGCCAAACATCCGATTTACCGACGGAGCATAAAGAAGATAGTGAGGATGAGAACGAACTGGCAGATCTACGAGTCAAAAATGAAGAAGAGGAAGTCAAAGCGGATGTTACCGCTGGTGTGGATTCAGAGGACAGTCAATGCACACTGAAATCAGAACAAGAAAGCAAATCCGTACAGGATTCTAATGACGATGACTCCATGGATGGAGATCTAACCAAACCGGAACAGGAACTAGATTCCAGTCATGCAATCTCAGAAAATGAAAACCAAATAGCGGACGAGGAAAGCTGCGAAGACCAGGATCCCGATTTTGAAAGTAAACCTCAACGAACGAAAAGGGCTCCCGATGAGCCTCGCAGACGCCGAGGGAGACCAGCTCTACCCGAAGAACTGCTAAAACGTAGGCGCCGCAAACCAGGAGAACCTAAGAAAAAACCGGGACCTAAAAATCGCATCAAACTGCCAGCTCAGTCG GTTTGTGAAATCTGCGGCAAGTTAGTGAACCGTGAAAACCAAGAGCGCCATCGGAACGACCATCTCGGCCATCGGCCGTATCCGTGTACGATCGAAGGCTGCACGCATGCCTTCTCCAGCAAGGCCGGCCTGCACGGCCATCTGGCGCGGCATGCCGATCGGGACAACGTGTACGATTGTGACATCTGCGGAGcgaaaatcaaaaccaaaagTTCGCTGCACCGGCACCGGAAGATGCACACCATGGAGAAGCCGCACGCTTGCGACATCTGTGGGAAGCGTTTCTGGCGCAAGAGCTATCTGAATCATCACTCGACGGTGCACACGGGAATTGCCAAGTTTCCCTGCGAGTACTGTGGGTTTGTGTTTAAGAATAAGTACTGGCGGTCGTTTCACATCAAGCAGAAACATGTGGCTAAAGGGGAGGAACCGAAATTCGAAGTGCAGGAGGCACTGCAGGAGAACGGGGAAATTCCCGAAGAAGTGACTGAAATTAGTATCGAGTATATGTAA